The following are encoded in a window of Candidatus Methanoperedens sp. genomic DNA:
- a CDS encoding 23S rRNA (uridine(2552)-2'-O)-methyltransferase translates to MPRDRRDYFYRKAKKEGYRSRAAFKLKQISERFKLIKKGDTVVDLGAAPGGWLQVAKELSGGKVIGVDILPIEEIEGVETIKGDIRLEATVEKIREKIKKEGADAVICDAAPNLSGNWSYDHARSIDLATSALECARKILKSGGGFAVKVFQGDMFPDYMDKVRKHFIKVQAFSPEASRKQSAEIYVIGKQLLSGAVSLNEEHTVTIEDIGADGDGITRIKDLVVFVKGARKGETVRIRIRHVKPKFAFGEIIE, encoded by the coding sequence ATGCCTCGTGATAGAAGGGATTACTTTTACAGGAAAGCCAAGAAGGAGGGATATCGTTCCCGTGCAGCTTTCAAACTCAAGCAGATAAGCGAGAGGTTTAAACTTATTAAAAAAGGAGATACTGTAGTCGATCTCGGGGCTGCCCCGGGAGGCTGGCTCCAGGTAGCGAAGGAACTCTCAGGCGGGAAAGTGATAGGTGTGGACATCCTTCCTATCGAGGAAATAGAAGGTGTGGAGACAATAAAGGGGGATATACGCCTCGAAGCGACCGTGGAAAAGATCAGGGAAAAAATCAAAAAAGAGGGGGCTGATGCAGTCATTTGCGATGCCGCGCCAAATCTATCCGGGAACTGGAGCTATGACCATGCACGTTCCATCGACCTTGCAACTTCGGCTCTTGAATGCGCAAGGAAAATATTGAAATCGGGTGGGGGATTCGCAGTCAAGGTCTTCCAGGGGGACATGTTCCCGGATTACATGGATAAGGTGCGGAAGCATTTCATCAAGGTACAGGCATTTTCCCCGGAGGCATCGCGTAAGCAGAGCGCCGAGATATATGTTATTGGCAAGCAATTGCTGTCAGGCGCGGTATCTCTAAATGAAGAACACACAGTTACCATCGAAGATATCGGAGCGGACGGGGATGGGATTACAAGGATAAAAGATCTGGTCGTGTTCGTAAAAGGTGCAAGAAAAGGAGAGACGGTCAGGATCAGGATACGGCATGTTAAGCCCAAATTTGCTTTTGGGGAGATCATCGAATGA